Genomic window (Flavobacteriales bacterium):
GGGTGGTGCTCACGGGGATGCCCATCTGCTCGGTGAGGTACAGAGTGATGGCCCCGCCGCTCTCGGCGCACACACCTTCCAGCGGCGTCACTTTGGTTATGCGCGTCCCCATGGTCTTGATGATCTTCCAGCCACCGCTCATGGTGCCCAACGCAATAGCGGTATAGCACGCCAAGGGCACCCAAGTGGGCATGTCCTTGAAGTCCTGGATCTCCCCTCCGGCGATCAACGCGGCTGCGATGATGCCCATGACCTTTTGCGCATCGTTGCCACCATGACCGATGCTTATCGCTGCGGACGACAAGAGCTGCAGTCGTTTGAACATCTTGGCCATGCTGAATGCATTGGGAGTTCTGATCTTCTCTACGTAGAGATAGGTGAGAATGAAGATCAGCGAGAACAGCATCATGCCGTAGCGGATGTAACTGTTGTCCCCTTTGGCGATGGCCTTGGTGAGCTTATCTTGATCCAGTGCGGGTGCCACGTCATGAATGATCCGCTTGGCCACGCCTTCCGCACCGATGTTCGGATAGAGTGCCAACAAGGGTGTTGCCTCGTCCAATTGCCGGGAAGCCTCTTCGTAGTCCGCAGTAAAAGCCGGGTCCATCAGCACCTGTTCCTGAAGCGTGTTCACTTGCAACACACCGGCGATGTTGTCCTGCATCTTATTCTCCTGCAGGTGGATGAACAAGAACCAAGTGAAGATGGACGTGAGCACGATGAGGCTCACCCGGTACCAGGTGTTCTCCACTAAGGTGACCAGAGAAACGAACATGCTGATGGCCATGCCCAACAACGGAGCAAGAAAGATGAAGGCGACGATCTTCATGATCATGCCCATCTCCACCACCGATGCGACCGACACTCCGTTCTGTGTGGAAAAGGCATGTGTGAGCGCCGCACCGGCGAAGCCGCCGATCAAGGTGTGGGAGCTGCTGCTGGGGATGCCGTACCACCAGGTGAGCAGGTTCCAGATGATCGCGGCGACCAGTCCGCTGAGGATCACCGGCAGGGTAATGAACTCCTGATGGACGGTTTTGCTGATGGTATTGGCCACCGCGTGGTCCTTGAAGATGAAAAAGGCCGCGAAATTGAACATCGCAGCCCACATCACGGCCTGGAACGGGGTTAGCACCTTGGTACTGACCACCGTGGCGATGGAGTTGGCCGCATCATGGAAGCCGTTGATGTAATCGAACACCAAGGCGAGGATGATGATGACGACCAAGAGGCTCATTCAGTAATGCGGTATGAACAAACCGCAGAGACGCGGAGGCGCGGAGGAATTGCCGGGAACAGTTGGCAGTGGCAGTTGGCAGCGGCCTCGCCACTTACCATTCTCAACACACTTCTCTGCGCCTCAGCGTCTCTGCGGCCAAAAAACAAACCTTGCATTTAAGCGTACTTGAGCATGATCGATTCGATCACGTTCGCCACGTCCTCGCATTTGTCGGTGGCCGATTCCAGCATCATATAGGTATCACGCATCTTGATGACGTGGATGGCATCCTTCTCGTGGGCGAAAAGCTGCTCGATGGCCGCGTCGAAGACCTCGTCAGCCTCGTTCTCCATGCTGTTCACATCGATCACGAACTGGTGGTGGGCGTTGGGTTTGTTCAGGTCGCGAAGATGATGCACGGCCATCTGGACGATCTTCGCCCCTTCGTTCACCAGGCGTGCCAACTCCCGACAGGTCTCATCCGGTTTATTGATGTGGAAAAGCTCCAGATTCTTTGCACTGGCGAGGATGTAGTCCGCCACATCGTCCAAGCTGCCAGCCAAGGAATGAATGTCCTCCCGGTCGATGGGCGTGATGAAGTTCCGCGCCAACTCCTTGAAGATGGTGTGCGTCAGATCATCATTGGCGCGTTCCTGCAAAACCAGCCTTTCCAGCAAGGCGGTGCGATGCGCTCCCGGTTCCGATGCCATGATCAGCATCAGGTCCTCGCTCATCTTCAGCACATTCGCTGCGGAAGCCTCAAAGTGGTGGAAAAACACCCGATCCTTGGGCTTGAACAGGCGGAAGAAGGCTCCTATGAACATGGTGGCTTGCTTGTCGCGGCCAAATGTAGCCGAACCGGACGGGAAAGCTCGACCCAAATTGAACTTAACGCAATGGTAACGCTGAAGGGCCCTGCCCATAGCAGGTTCGGGGCGCTTCACGCTTGTGGACCCTTCACAACACGGTTCGCGCAACCTCCCTAAGTTCGCATACCCTCCTTTACCTTTTCCTCCTTCCACGTTTTCGTGATATTCATCGATCCGACGCCCGACATGACGTACTCCTTCAACGGTTACCGGCCCGTGGTCCATCCCACGGCCTTTGTGCATCCCTTGGCAGCCGTCACCGGCAACGTCATCATTGGCAAGGATGTCTATATCGGACCCGGTGCCGCCTTGCGAGGCGATTGGGGCGAGATCATCGTCGCTGACGGCTGCAACGTGCAAGAGAACTGCACCATTCACATGTTCCCCGGCATCACCGTGCGCTTGGAGGAAAGTGCGCACATCGGCCATGGCGCGATCATCCATGGTGCACACGTGGGGCGTAACTGCATGGTGGGCATGAACGCGGTGCTGATGGACCGTGTTGAACTCGGGGATGAGTGTATTGTAGGAGCCTTGGCTTTCCTTCCAGCGGATTCCGTTTGGGAGCGTAGGAAGGTGATCGTGGGCAATCCGGCACGGGCCGTGAAGGATGTGAGCGATGCGATGATCAAGTGGAAGACCGAGGGCACGAAGCTGTACCAAGGCCTTCCGAAGGAATTGCATGCCACTTTGGAAGCCTGTGAACCCTTGCGCGAGGTCCCAGCGGACCGGCCACCTATCTCGGCGAACTATCGCACTTGGAACGAGACGAAGGAGTGAACGCTGTGCTCTGACCGCCGGATCAACAGGTGGTCGTTCGCCGAATGAACGAAGGCGTGTGCTTCACCTGACCTGTGGCATGGAAATTCGCGGCATCTGTTAGCAGGCCCGTTCCGTGATGCCTGTGACAGTCGCAGGACCGCCCACCAACAAGTGACATGCAGGACGGACTTTACAAGGAATTGGTAGTGGTACTCGCCCTGGCGGTGGGCATCATCCTGCTGTTCCGGCGGCTGAAGATGCCCGGCGTGCTGGGCTTCATCATCGCGGGCATGATCGCTGGGCCGCACATGCTGGGCTGGGTGGACGAGGCCGAGACGGTGAACGAACTGGCGGAGTTCGGTATGGTGTTCCTGCTCTTCGTGATCGGGATGGGCTTCAGCCTGAAGGAGCTCTCGACCATCGGCGTCATGGTGTTCGTCGGGGGAACTTTGCAGGCCCTGTTCACCATTGCGATCACCACGGGTGTCTGTACGCTTTGGGGCATGGGCCTTCCGGCTGCGGTGTTCATCGGCTTTCTGGTCACGCTCAGCAGCACGGCCATCGTGCTGCGGGTACTGCAGGAAAAAGGCCGTTTGGATTCTCCGGTAGGCCGCGTCACCTCGGCGATCCTCATCTTTCAGGACATCCTCGTGGTGCCGATGATGCTGGTGATGCCCATGTTGGCGGGCAAGAGCGGTGATATCGGCGGCGACCTGCTACTGCTGCTCGGCAAGGTGCTGCTGCTCGTCTCGGTGGTCTACGTCAGCGGCCGCTGGGCGGTGCCGCGCCTCCTTCGCATGGTGTCCAAGGGGCGCAACAAGGAACTCTTCATCATCACCGTGGTGCTGTTGTGCTTCGCGGCGGCCTGGGGTACTTCCGCGCTCGGCCTTTCCCTTGCCTTAGGCGCATTTTTCGCCGGACTCATCATCAGCGGCACTGATCAGGTGCATCATGCTTCGGGCATTGTGCAGCCGTTCCATCAGTTGTTCATGAGCTTCTTTTTCGTCAGCATCGGCATGTTGGTGGACCCCGGCTTGTTCGTCTCCACCCCTTTCACCGTGCTCGGACTGGCGTTACTGGTGATGGCCGGCAAGACCTTGGCGGGTTTCCTTGCCGTATGGCTGCTCCGCCGTCCGGTGCGTACGGCCCTACAGTGCGGGCTGGCGCTTTTTCAAGTGGGTGAATTCTCTTTCGTACTGGCGCTTTCCGGGATCGGGTACGGCCTGCTTTCACCGGACCACCACCAGTTGTTCCTTGCCGTTTCCATCATCACCATGGCCGCCACACCGGTGGTGATGGCGCGCTCGAACCGCATCGCGGGTGGCACTTTCAACCACCTCCTGCCACGCACGGGTGAAGCTTTGGACTCCTTGTTGAACGTCGGCTCGGAACCACAGCAGGCCGATCATCCGGGCTTGAACGACCATCTGTTGATCATCGGTTTCGGGTTGAACGGGCAGAACGTGGCGTTGGCCGCGCAAAGCATGAAAGTGCGCTGTGCCGTGGTGGAGGAAGACCCGGACCTGGCCCAGCTGGCGGTGGAGCGCGGGATCCTCACGGTGCAGGGCGATGCTTCCCAAGGCTCCATGTTGGAGAAGGCCCATGCAGGCACGGCACGGATGGTGGTGATTGCGCTTCCGGACGGCCTGCAGTCGAAGCGCGTGGTGGCGAATGTCCGCGCCCATACCAAGGCCCGGCTGGTGGTCCGTTCGCGCTTTGCATCGGATGAGGCCGACCTGTACGCCACCGGGGCTGACGAGGTGATCTCCGAGGACCTGGAGGCCAGCCTTCTGTTGGTGGACCGGGCCTTGCGCGCCTACCAAGCTCCGGAAAATGGGATCCAGGAGGTAAGGGCCCACCTGCGCACGCTACAGCAGAGTGCATTGGAGGACCCCAAGGTTGGCTAGTATGCCATCCGTATATCCTGAACTGTCTTCACCTCCCTTTCTCCCTTCTGCGGCGTTGGAACAATCCGCCGTAGCGACTGCTACGCCGCGCATGTTCCGCCTTGCATAAGGAAGAAATTGAGGCTAATCCTCAGTCCACCAACTTAAGGTTGGCACACTGGGCGCATCCCGCAAACCTGGTTGCGACAGAGATCCGCCCGGGGCTATAACCATCCGTGGCACCACTGCGTATGAACCGGCCATGGACACCCCGCACGGCATGACCGTTACCGATAACCCTCCGTTGCACGTCATGATCGTGGACGATGAGGATGATTACCACCTGATCACACGGTTGATGCTGAAAAAGGCCGGGTTCAAAGGCCGGCTTTCAGCATTCCTGGACCCGCATGAGGCGATGGAGCATCTCCGAAGCAGCAATGAGAAACCCGACCTGCTGCTGGTGGACATCAACATGCCCTCCACCGATGGCTTCGAATTCCTGAAAAATTGCGAGCAGGGAACATTGATCGAGTGCGGCATGACCACCGTTGTGATGTGCTCCAGCAGCAATCGCCCGGTGGACATGGAAATGGCCCGCAATGTCCGTTGTGTCAGAGAATACATCGAGAAGCCCCTCACACCTGAAGAATTCAACCGCATCGCCAACGAGCATGCCCAACGCAACCAAGCTCCGCAGAACCCATGAAAAAGATACTGATCATCGAGGACGAGGCCATCATCTCCTTCGGATACCGCCTGCAATTGGAACAGATGGGGTTCGAGGTGACCGGCAGCGCCTCCAGCACGGCGGAGGCTGAACAATTGATGCAGCAGGAACATCCCGACGCCATCATGATGGACGTCTACCTGAAAGGGGAAAAGACGGGACTGGATCTGGCGCGTGAGATCCGCCATACCGACAAGCTCCCGATCATCTTCCTCACCGCGAGCAACAGGCCGGAGATCGTGGACGGCATCAAGAACCTTGGTGGGTGCCACTACCTTTTGAAGCCGATCGACCCGGACGGGCTGAACCAGGTGCTCCACCGCATCATGCGCGGGGATGCATGACGAACAGGCACCGTTCGACCCGTGCAACGCGCCTTTGCGCGATGAGCGGCTGCACCGGTTCTCCCATGCTTTGAAGAACCGGCTCGGTAGCCTGTGGCAGGCCGCGGCCATGTTGCACGACCTGCCGGAAGGCCC
Coding sequences:
- a CDS encoding transferase hexapeptide repeat family protein, with the translated sequence MTYSFNGYRPVVHPTAFVHPLAAVTGNVIIGKDVYIGPGAALRGDWGEIIVADGCNVQENCTIHMFPGITVRLEESAHIGHGAIIHGAHVGRNCMVGMNAVLMDRVELGDECIVGALAFLPADSVWERRKVIVGNPARAVKDVSDAMIKWKTEGTKLYQGLPKELHATLEACEPLREVPADRPPISANYRTWNETKE
- a CDS encoding response regulator; the protein is MDTPHGMTVTDNPPLHVMIVDDEDDYHLITRLMLKKAGFKGRLSAFLDPHEAMEHLRSSNEKPDLLLVDINMPSTDGFEFLKNCEQGTLIECGMTTVVMCSSSNRPVDMEMARNVRCVREYIEKPLTPEEFNRIANEHAQRNQAPQNP
- a CDS encoding DUF47 family protein: MFIGAFFRLFKPKDRVFFHHFEASAANVLKMSEDLMLIMASEPGAHRTALLERLVLQERANDDLTHTIFKELARNFITPIDREDIHSLAGSLDDVADYILASAKNLELFHINKPDETCRELARLVNEGAKIVQMAVHHLRDLNKPNAHHQFVIDVNSMENEADEVFDAAIEQLFAHEKDAIHVIKMRDTYMMLESATDKCEDVANVIESIMLKYA
- a CDS encoding cation:proton antiporter, producing the protein MQDGLYKELVVVLALAVGIILLFRRLKMPGVLGFIIAGMIAGPHMLGWVDEAETVNELAEFGMVFLLFVIGMGFSLKELSTIGVMVFVGGTLQALFTIAITTGVCTLWGMGLPAAVFIGFLVTLSSTAIVLRVLQEKGRLDSPVGRVTSAILIFQDILVVPMMLVMPMLAGKSGDIGGDLLLLLGKVLLLVSVVYVSGRWAVPRLLRMVSKGRNKELFIITVVLLCFAAAWGTSALGLSLALGAFFAGLIISGTDQVHHASGIVQPFHQLFMSFFFVSIGMLVDPGLFVSTPFTVLGLALLVMAGKTLAGFLAVWLLRRPVRTALQCGLALFQVGEFSFVLALSGIGYGLLSPDHHQLFLAVSIITMAATPVVMARSNRIAGGTFNHLLPRTGEALDSLLNVGSEPQQADHPGLNDHLLIIGFGLNGQNVALAAQSMKVRCAVVEEDPDLAQLAVERGILTVQGDASQGSMLEKAHAGTARMVVIALPDGLQSKRVVANVRAHTKARLVVRSRFASDEADLYATGADEVISEDLEASLLLVDRALRAYQAPENGIQEVRAHLRTLQQSALEDPKVG
- a CDS encoding response regulator, whose product is MKKILIIEDEAIISFGYRLQLEQMGFEVTGSASSTAEAEQLMQQEHPDAIMMDVYLKGEKTGLDLAREIRHTDKLPIIFLTASNRPEIVDGIKNLGGCHYLLKPIDPDGLNQVLHRIMRGDA
- a CDS encoding inorganic phosphate transporter yields the protein MSLLVVIIILALVFDYINGFHDAANSIATVVSTKVLTPFQAVMWAAMFNFAAFFIFKDHAVANTISKTVHQEFITLPVILSGLVAAIIWNLLTWWYGIPSSSSHTLIGGFAGAALTHAFSTQNGVSVASVVEMGMIMKIVAFIFLAPLLGMAISMFVSLVTLVENTWYRVSLIVLTSIFTWFLFIHLQENKMQDNIAGVLQVNTLQEQVLMDPAFTADYEEASRQLDEATPLLALYPNIGAEGVAKRIIHDVAPALDQDKLTKAIAKGDNSYIRYGMMLFSLIFILTYLYVEKIRTPNAFSMAKMFKRLQLLSSAAISIGHGGNDAQKVMGIIAAALIAGGEIQDFKDMPTWVPLACYTAIALGTMSGGWKIIKTMGTRITKVTPLEGVCAESGGAITLYLTEQMGIPVSTTHTITGSIIGVGATKRLSAVRWGVTIRLLWAWIITIPVSAAIAAVAYWICVALGL